In one Pseudothermotoga sp. genomic region, the following are encoded:
- the tpiA gene encoding triose-phosphate isomerase, with the protein MHKTNFEAKIFVNQLINELAGKQFKIVVCPPFVSIMDVIELTRGTNLCVGAQNCHFERSGAFTGEISPAMLKAIGVEFVIVGHSERRRYFNETDEMVNKKVKAVIAEGMRPIVCIGETKEEREKGLTFCVVESQLRQALYGLSEREVERVVIAYEPVWAIGTGIVARPEQAQEVHKFIRKLISDLYGAELAQMIPILYGGSIKPDNFFAIMAQPDVDGGLVGGASLDDQFVQLATIVQSFVE; encoded by the coding sequence ATGCATAAAACCAATTTTGAAGCGAAGATTTTTGTCAATCAATTGATCAACGAGTTGGCGGGCAAGCAGTTCAAGATAGTTGTTTGCCCGCCTTTCGTTTCGATAATGGACGTGATAGAGCTTACCCGTGGTACTAACCTCTGTGTGGGCGCTCAGAATTGTCACTTTGAGCGCAGTGGGGCCTTCACAGGTGAAATCTCACCTGCGATGCTGAAAGCCATCGGTGTGGAATTCGTGATCGTTGGTCACTCAGAACGTCGGAGATATTTCAATGAAACGGACGAGATGGTGAACAAGAAAGTGAAAGCTGTAATAGCGGAAGGGATGAGACCGATAGTGTGCATCGGTGAAACCAAAGAGGAGCGAGAAAAGGGGCTCACATTCTGTGTTGTGGAATCCCAGCTGAGACAGGCTCTCTACGGTTTGTCAGAGAGAGAGGTCGAAAGAGTTGTGATCGCTTATGAACCCGTGTGGGCCATTGGAACAGGTATCGTCGCCAGACCGGAACAAGCTCAGGAAGTTCACAAATTCATAAGAAAGCTGATCTCAGACTTGTACGGAGCTGAGCTTGCCCAAATGATTCCGATCCTCTACGGAGGGAGCATAAAACCGGACAACTTTTTCGCCATCATGGCTCAACCGGATGTGGATGGCGGGTTAGTCGGTGGTGCAAGCCTCGATGATCAGTTCGTACAACTCGCCACGATTGTCCAGTCATTCGTCGAGTGA
- a CDS encoding phosphodiester glycosidase family protein, which produces MKVTLLLSILLSVSCLVVAQVLVGFQGKFVSLEESGGFVEVKELEKLGLTFVLSERSGRAYLIFEKKIILITSDGNVTVDFLDLYEKSARFDGKKVLIKIETLQKILDLKLYRTAPGYMALLDAVPILRSVTFEKNQLKLNFVGFVSEHMIAVRTSKGRLTVEIAPCVSSAISVEPVKITSGENSVKVELDLAVDVEPVIVTKLEPSVLVFELRMPMLGREWLANGVYWQQTTERIGNKEVLVNYLWIDPSIVELKPAISSSGIGTMESVEIMVAKNSAVAGVNASYFDPGTGIPIGLLIIDGKILQTPYGERPIFVYTYAGTVHIERFYFDLNVRVGQLLFIVKGVNTVAQGEVLIFTREFGLQIPRRDDTLYFVVENGKVISRGWVGKAPEKGFVLAISSKYERYLQEVKAGDPVEYVINTNFPYRIKHAIEAGPLLLYQGAPIPDRNQEKNRYGGNIARANATRTLIATTRDGKVAVVVINDQSNSGGVNYDELVDFCMSKGFYSAMNFDGGSSSVMVIKDKIVSRTPTGWTRAVPVSLLVMTKSD; this is translated from the coding sequence ATGAAGGTTACGTTGCTTCTATCAATTCTCTTATCTGTTTCTTGTTTAGTTGTGGCGCAAGTTTTAGTGGGGTTTCAAGGGAAGTTTGTTTCTTTGGAGGAATCAGGTGGATTTGTTGAGGTGAAAGAGCTTGAGAAGTTGGGGTTGACTTTCGTTCTATCGGAAAGGTCTGGTCGAGCTTATTTGATTTTCGAAAAGAAGATCATCCTCATCACCAGCGATGGGAACGTCACGGTGGATTTTCTGGACTTATATGAGAAATCCGCACGATTCGATGGAAAAAAAGTTCTCATCAAAATAGAAACTCTGCAGAAGATCCTCGACCTAAAACTCTACAGAACGGCTCCGGGCTACATGGCACTGTTGGACGCTGTACCGATCCTCAGGTCCGTCACCTTTGAGAAAAATCAACTCAAATTGAATTTTGTAGGTTTCGTGTCGGAACACATGATCGCAGTACGTACTTCGAAGGGGAGACTAACGGTCGAGATCGCGCCTTGCGTGAGCTCTGCAATCAGTGTAGAACCTGTGAAGATAACGAGTGGTGAAAATTCAGTCAAGGTGGAACTCGATTTGGCCGTCGATGTCGAGCCTGTGATAGTCACAAAACTGGAGCCGAGTGTGCTGGTTTTTGAGCTGAGAATGCCAATGCTTGGGAGAGAATGGCTCGCGAACGGTGTGTATTGGCAGCAGACAACTGAACGTATTGGCAACAAAGAGGTTTTGGTGAATTACCTTTGGATAGATCCAAGTATCGTTGAACTTAAGCCAGCCATAAGTTCCTCAGGCATCGGTACCATGGAGAGCGTGGAAATCATGGTTGCCAAGAACAGCGCAGTGGCGGGTGTGAATGCGAGCTACTTTGACCCTGGAACTGGAATTCCAATCGGGTTACTGATCATCGATGGTAAGATCTTGCAAACTCCGTACGGTGAGAGACCAATCTTCGTTTACACTTACGCTGGGACTGTACATATAGAAAGGTTCTATTTTGATCTGAACGTGCGAGTAGGTCAGCTCCTGTTCATCGTGAAGGGTGTCAACACCGTAGCTCAAGGCGAGGTGTTGATATTCACGAGGGAATTTGGTCTCCAAATACCCAGGAGAGACGACACTCTCTATTTTGTGGTCGAGAACGGCAAAGTTATATCGAGAGGGTGGGTTGGGAAGGCACCAGAGAAGGGATTCGTGCTGGCCATTTCTTCCAAGTACGAAAGGTACTTGCAGGAGGTGAAAGCCGGCGATCCTGTTGAATACGTTATCAATACAAACTTTCCTTACAGGATAAAACATGCGATTGAGGCCGGGCCTTTGTTGCTCTACCAAGGAGCACCCATACCAGATCGAAATCAAGAGAAAAACCGTTACGGAGGTAACATTGCGAGGGCGAACGCAACCAGGACGCTCATAGCTACGACTCGTGACGGAAAGGTCGCAGTCGTGGTCATCAACGATCAAAGCAACTCTGGAGGTGTCAACTACGACGAATTGGTTGATTTCTGCATGAGTAAAGGATTCTACTCGGCCATGAACTTCGACGGGGGCAGTTCTTCTGTTATGGTCATCAAAGATAAGATAGTGAGTAGGACTCCAACCGGCTGGACCAGAGCCGTTCCCGTTTCACTGCTTGTAATGACTAAGTCAGATTGA
- the pgk gene encoding phosphoglycerate kinase, whose amino-acid sequence MKKMTIRDVDLSKKTVIMRVDFNVPVENGKVTDDTRIVAALPTIKYAVEHNAKVILLSHLGRPKGIDPKYSMKPVAEHLKQISGLNVIFVPHLIGEEVKKAVKDAKFGDVIVLENTRFHPGEEKNDLELARAWAELADIHVNDAFGTAHRAHASNVGIASFIPSVAGFLMEKEIEFLSKVTYEPDHPYVVVLGGAKVSDKIGVITNLMNKADKILIGGAMMFTFLKVQNFKVGSSLVEDDKLELAKQILEQASQKKVKIVLPIDSVIAQKIEAGVEKKIVDLKDGIPDGWMGLDIGPKTVQMFEKELADAKTVVWNGPMGVFEVDDFAEGTKGVALAISKVKGTTVVGGGDTAAAVAKFGLESAYSHVSTGGGASLEFLEGRELPGIKSIADKKK is encoded by the coding sequence ATGAAGAAAATGACCATAAGAGACGTCGATTTGAGCAAGAAGACTGTGATCATGCGCGTAGATTTCAACGTGCCAGTTGAGAATGGAAAGGTAACCGACGATACCCGCATCGTTGCAGCGTTACCAACTATAAAGTACGCCGTAGAACATAACGCCAAAGTCATTCTGCTCTCGCATTTGGGAAGGCCGAAAGGGATCGATCCTAAATACAGCATGAAACCAGTTGCTGAGCATTTGAAGCAAATATCTGGATTGAACGTCATTTTCGTGCCACATTTGATCGGTGAAGAGGTGAAAAAGGCTGTCAAAGATGCAAAATTTGGTGATGTCATCGTGTTGGAAAATACGAGGTTTCACCCCGGAGAAGAGAAAAATGACTTGGAACTGGCAAGGGCTTGGGCAGAACTTGCCGATATACACGTGAACGACGCCTTCGGTACGGCCCACAGAGCGCATGCATCCAACGTTGGTATCGCTTCCTTCATACCGAGCGTTGCTGGTTTCCTCATGGAGAAAGAGATAGAATTCCTCAGCAAGGTGACTTACGAACCCGATCATCCATACGTGGTCGTTCTGGGCGGGGCAAAGGTGTCCGACAAAATAGGAGTCATCACGAATTTGATGAACAAAGCGGACAAAATTCTCATAGGTGGAGCCATGATGTTCACGTTCCTGAAAGTGCAGAACTTCAAAGTTGGCTCATCCTTAGTCGAAGACGATAAGCTCGAACTGGCAAAGCAGATCTTGGAGCAAGCATCACAGAAAAAGGTGAAAATAGTGTTGCCCATCGACAGCGTCATCGCGCAGAAGATCGAAGCCGGAGTCGAGAAGAAGATTGTAGATCTAAAAGACGGAATCCCAGACGGATGGATGGGACTGGACATTGGTCCTAAAACCGTTCAAATGTTTGAAAAAGAGCTCGCCGATGCGAAGACGGTCGTCTGGAATGGGCCAATGGGTGTGTTCGAAGTGGACGATTTCGCTGAGGGAACGAAAGGGGTCGCATTGGCGATCAGCAAGGTGAAAGGAACGACCGTGGTTGGAGGCGGAGATACCGCCGCAGCCGTCGCTAAATTCGGTCTCGAATCTGCCTATTCTCACGTTTCGACTGGCGGTGGAGCTTCACTGGAATTCCTCGAAGGTCGGGAGTTGCCTGGCATAAAGAGCATAGCTGACAAAAAAAAATAG
- a CDS encoding cell wall metabolism sensor histidine kinase WalK produces the protein MVILLVVAAVAATGFFLYSLSLLRSNKNLLRFFRRVAELADVVEDSPPSYVLERLRKKLKTIEDELAIAQRSRENILTLLDNISDPILFVEADGTITFANAAAQKITRSEPIARKIYEAVEDYYVIELFEETVRAWQTQESNVLMYVNDEKKHYSCRMIPVLLPRGERRIIIIMRDVTKEYELNELRKQFVSNVSHELRTPLTSIHGYAETLLNDPDMDIETRKRFLTIIENEAARMSRMINDLLDLERMESGEARFEFKETDMCVVVNYVLSIVEPLSKEYGVDVETQCENVTIWADQDRMVQMLLNLVDNAIKYTSLKEMGEKRVRVCVKKDDDHAVIEVSDTGPGIPKDALSRIFDRFYRVDKGRSRKMGGSGLGLSIVKSIVDRHGGQINVRSEVGVGTTFTVMIPLHREVEKQ, from the coding sequence GTGGTAATCTTACTCGTGGTCGCCGCAGTGGCAGCGACAGGGTTTTTTTTGTACTCACTGTCGCTGCTGAGATCCAACAAAAATCTTCTGCGTTTCTTCAGGAGGGTGGCAGAGCTTGCCGATGTGGTTGAAGACTCTCCACCCTCCTATGTGTTAGAGCGATTGCGCAAGAAACTGAAGACTATAGAGGACGAACTGGCGATCGCTCAGAGGAGCAGAGAGAACATATTGACCTTGCTCGATAACATTTCCGATCCCATATTGTTCGTTGAGGCCGATGGAACAATAACTTTCGCTAACGCTGCAGCCCAGAAAATCACCAGATCCGAACCTATCGCGAGGAAAATATACGAAGCTGTGGAAGACTACTACGTCATAGAACTGTTCGAAGAAACGGTGAGGGCATGGCAAACTCAAGAGTCAAACGTTTTGATGTACGTCAACGATGAGAAAAAACATTACTCGTGCAGAATGATACCTGTGTTGTTGCCGAGGGGAGAGCGGAGAATAATCATCATAATGAGAGATGTGACGAAGGAATACGAGCTGAACGAACTGAGGAAGCAATTCGTTTCCAACGTTTCCCATGAGTTGAGAACACCGCTCACTTCTATTCATGGTTATGCAGAAACGCTTTTGAACGATCCAGACATGGATATCGAAACGCGCAAGAGATTCTTGACGATCATAGAAAACGAAGCGGCGAGGATGTCGAGAATGATAAACGATCTGCTCGATTTGGAGAGGATGGAGTCTGGCGAGGCTAGGTTTGAGTTCAAAGAGACGGACATGTGCGTGGTTGTCAACTATGTACTTTCCATCGTTGAACCGCTCTCGAAAGAGTACGGTGTGGATGTGGAAACGCAGTGTGAAAATGTGACGATCTGGGCCGATCAAGACAGGATGGTCCAAATGTTGTTGAACCTCGTTGATAACGCCATCAAGTACACTTCTTTGAAAGAGATGGGTGAGAAACGCGTGAGAGTCTGTGTGAAAAAGGATGACGATCACGCCGTCATAGAGGTTTCCGACACCGGTCCAGGTATACCCAAGGATGCTCTGTCGAGGATCTTCGATAGGTTCTATCGGGTGGACAAAGGTAGGAGTAGAAAGATGGGTGGTTCTGGCCTTGGCTTGTCGATCGTGAAATCGATCGTCGATAGACATGGGGGACAAATAAATGTGCGTAGTGAAGTTGGTGTTGGAACGACGTTCACGGTGATGATACCTCTGCATCGGGAAGTGGAGAAACAATGA
- a CDS encoding 2-phosphosulfolactate phosphatase family protein, protein MIDVVFVPQRKISEDTCVLIDVLRATSVIVTALANGAVRVKPVLTVQQALKQKDADVLICGERKSVKPKGFDLGNSPLEYSKRAVEGKNIVLTTTNGTRAIGKIKCKRLYAASFLNLSAVVRKLELHDRVTIVCAGQKGRVALEDVLCAGAIVSMSRAERKTDSALMAESVWKSVGSIFKALSECQHGKELIEKGFSKDVEFCSKIDLYHLVPVFKDGAFSLDE, encoded by the coding sequence TTGATCGATGTAGTGTTCGTACCGCAGCGAAAGATCAGCGAGGATACTTGTGTCCTAATAGATGTTCTCAGGGCAACGAGCGTTATCGTGACCGCTTTGGCGAATGGCGCTGTTCGAGTCAAACCAGTCTTGACGGTGCAGCAAGCTTTGAAGCAGAAAGATGCTGACGTGCTCATCTGTGGTGAAAGAAAGAGCGTGAAACCAAAAGGATTCGATTTAGGAAATTCTCCTTTGGAGTATTCAAAACGAGCAGTTGAAGGTAAGAACATAGTCTTAACGACGACGAACGGTACCAGAGCCATTGGAAAAATAAAGTGTAAAAGACTTTACGCTGCCAGTTTCTTGAATCTTTCTGCAGTGGTTCGGAAACTCGAACTTCACGATCGAGTGACGATCGTTTGTGCAGGTCAAAAGGGTCGCGTTGCGCTGGAAGATGTTCTGTGTGCCGGTGCCATAGTGTCGATGAGTCGTGCAGAGAGAAAAACAGACTCAGCGCTCATGGCTGAGTCTGTTTGGAAATCTGTAGGATCGATCTTCAAAGCCTTATCGGAATGTCAACATGGAAAAGAACTCATCGAGAAAGGTTTCTCAAAAGATGTCGAGTTCTGTTCGAAAATCGATCTTTATCATCTCGTACCGGTTTTCAAAGATGGTGCTTTCTCACTCGACGAATGA
- the fusA gene encoding elongation factor G, with protein sequence MAVAVEKKRNFVLVGHNGSGKSLLTCSMLKTVGLVDRVSNKLIDTDPIEEAKGSSITSHVFTFKWKDHLLTAIDTPGFGDFIAEVINAIFVCENVVSVINAVAGVEIQTERTWQMAQEMSKPILIFVNQMDKERANFFATLESVKSAFECKVVPLVMPIGSESNFKGLIDLVSMKAYVYEDGKAKAVEIPSDLVKTAQDTRFKLLEDIVESDDALMEKYLEGQEVSEEELKRALVKAYKSGLVVPALCGSAEKNIGVDLLLDVLVQLGTNPKEGKPLKAVLDSGEEATITFSETEPFCAYIFKNVVDPFVGRVSYIKIISGLARSGDVFVNVDRGSTDRFSKLYWARGKEQVEVEEASCGEIIVLPKLKEGGIRETLAHRDRKLKIVPPNFPEPMFSRSVNPKSKTDIDKISNGLSRLAESDPTFEWEYDPETGETVVSGLGTIHLDVMIEKLKNIFGVEVDVGKPKIAYRETITKKAIAEYKHKKQTGGHGQYGHVKIELEPLPRGAGFEFVDKIFGGAIPKNFIPSVEKGVLEAMKRGSLAGYPVVDVRVTLFDGSYHEVDSSDIAFQIAAIQAFRKGMEEARPVILEPIMEVEIYCPDEVAGDVIGEVTSRRGRPQGMEPAGRGMSRVKAEVPLAEMLDFSGRLSGITSGRGYFTMKFLRYQEVPPNIQEKIIQERKQAHQGT encoded by the coding sequence ATGGCGGTTGCTGTTGAAAAGAAAAGAAATTTTGTTTTAGTTGGTCACAACGGTTCAGGCAAATCCCTTTTGACCTGTTCCATGCTTAAAACAGTGGGGTTGGTCGACCGCGTCTCGAACAAACTCATCGACACTGACCCCATAGAGGAGGCCAAAGGATCGAGTATAACTTCTCACGTGTTCACTTTCAAGTGGAAAGATCACCTTTTGACCGCTATAGATACACCTGGTTTTGGCGATTTCATAGCCGAAGTGATCAACGCGATCTTCGTCTGTGAAAACGTCGTGAGCGTGATCAACGCTGTGGCTGGTGTTGAGATACAAACTGAAAGGACGTGGCAGATGGCTCAAGAGATGTCCAAGCCGATCTTGATCTTCGTGAATCAAATGGACAAAGAGAGGGCGAATTTCTTCGCCACGCTCGAATCAGTGAAATCTGCATTCGAATGCAAGGTTGTGCCACTCGTTATGCCCATCGGTTCTGAATCGAATTTCAAAGGATTGATAGATCTTGTGAGCATGAAGGCGTACGTTTACGAAGATGGCAAGGCCAAGGCCGTGGAAATTCCTTCAGATTTGGTCAAAACGGCTCAAGATACCAGGTTCAAGTTGCTAGAGGACATAGTTGAGAGTGACGATGCTCTGATGGAAAAATACCTAGAAGGCCAGGAGGTCAGCGAAGAAGAGCTGAAGAGAGCCCTCGTCAAGGCTTACAAATCTGGCTTGGTAGTCCCAGCGTTGTGTGGTTCTGCCGAAAAGAATATCGGTGTGGACTTGTTACTGGATGTGCTCGTTCAACTCGGTACTAATCCTAAAGAGGGGAAACCCTTAAAAGCAGTTCTAGACAGCGGTGAAGAAGCAACGATCACTTTCAGTGAAACGGAACCATTCTGCGCTTATATCTTCAAAAACGTTGTTGACCCGTTCGTTGGTAGGGTGAGCTACATAAAGATCATCTCGGGTCTTGCAAGGTCGGGAGACGTTTTTGTGAACGTCGATCGTGGTTCCACAGATCGATTCAGTAAGTTGTACTGGGCACGTGGTAAAGAGCAAGTTGAAGTTGAAGAGGCCTCCTGTGGTGAGATAATCGTACTTCCAAAGCTCAAAGAAGGAGGTATTCGCGAGACACTAGCGCACAGAGATAGAAAGTTGAAGATCGTTCCTCCGAATTTCCCCGAGCCGATGTTCTCACGCTCTGTGAATCCGAAAAGCAAAACGGATATTGACAAAATAAGCAACGGTTTGTCCAGACTCGCCGAGAGCGACCCAACGTTCGAGTGGGAATATGACCCCGAGACTGGTGAAACTGTCGTGTCTGGTTTGGGAACGATACATTTGGATGTCATGATCGAAAAATTGAAGAACATCTTCGGTGTTGAAGTAGACGTTGGAAAACCCAAGATCGCTTACAGAGAAACGATAACCAAGAAAGCCATAGCTGAGTACAAGCACAAAAAGCAGACGGGTGGTCATGGTCAGTATGGACACGTGAAGATAGAGCTCGAACCCTTGCCAAGAGGCGCAGGTTTTGAGTTTGTTGATAAAATCTTTGGCGGAGCCATACCGAAGAACTTCATCCCATCCGTTGAAAAAGGTGTGTTGGAAGCCATGAAACGCGGTTCCCTTGCAGGTTATCCCGTTGTAGATGTGCGCGTAACACTGTTCGACGGTTCATACCACGAAGTGGATTCCTCGGACATCGCCTTCCAAATCGCTGCAATTCAGGCTTTCAGGAAGGGAATGGAGGAAGCTAGGCCAGTCATACTCGAACCGATCATGGAGGTCGAGATATACTGCCCCGACGAAGTTGCGGGAGACGTCATTGGAGAAGTGACGAGCAGGAGGGGAAGACCTCAAGGGATGGAACCTGCAGGCCGTGGTATGTCCAGAGTGAAGGCGGAGGTTCCACTCGCGGAGATGCTGGATTTCTCCGGTAGACTCTCTGGAATCACGAGTGGGCGCGGTTATTTCACGATGAAATTTCTCAGATATCAAGAAGTACCGCCGAACATTCAAGAAAAGATAATCCAAGAAAGGAAACAGGCACATCAAGGCACATGA
- a CDS encoding glutaredoxin family protein, whose amino-acid sequence MQHVKITIYTTPTCPYCARAKNYFRQLGLKFSEVDVSRDPLAAERLVKKTGQTGVPVIEIGNHIIVGFDKEKIDKLLGVR is encoded by the coding sequence GTGCAACACGTCAAAATAACCATATACACCACGCCCACCTGTCCTTACTGTGCGAGGGCGAAGAATTATTTCAGACAACTCGGGTTGAAGTTTTCAGAAGTGGATGTCTCTAGAGACCCTCTGGCCGCTGAACGTCTGGTCAAGAAGACTGGGCAAACTGGTGTACCTGTGATCGAGATTGGTAACCACATAATCGTAGGTTTCGATAAGGAAAAGATCGACAAGTTGCTTGGGGTGAGATAG
- a CDS encoding thymidine phosphorylase, whose translation MRMYDIIRKKRDGMELKREEIYFVVQKYTAGEIPDYQMSAFLMAVYFQGMNERETYDLTMAMLESGERLDLSSLKGVKLDKHSSGGVGDKISFVVLPIVASFGVKVAKMSGRGLGHTGGTIDKLESIPGMKTSLKKEEFLRIVDEVGFSIVSQTENLAPADKKIYALRDATATVENLSLIASSIVSKKLAAGADAILFDVKVGRGAFMKNLQQAEALARLMIDIIKRSGRKAKAVISNMDQPLGRMVGNSLEVIEAIECLKGNGPTDVMKLSYVIVKEMLDLAGIKVTEDDIERMVCSGKPLMLFKKFIEYQGGDPKVVDEPDRLPVSERIIDLKAERAGYIVQLDAEAIGRACVMLGGGRTKKEDDIDHSVGIELVKKVSDWVNAGDVIARLYYSNKSDLMTALELVKSAYEFSERSSEIPPVVLEVIE comes from the coding sequence ATGAGGATGTATGACATCATAAGGAAAAAGCGCGATGGAATGGAACTCAAAAGAGAAGAAATCTATTTCGTGGTTCAAAAGTACACAGCTGGGGAGATTCCAGACTATCAAATGTCGGCATTCCTCATGGCCGTTTACTTTCAAGGAATGAACGAGAGAGAGACGTACGATTTGACGATGGCGATGCTCGAGTCTGGTGAGAGATTGGATCTTTCGTCTTTGAAAGGTGTTAAACTCGACAAACATTCGAGCGGAGGTGTGGGGGACAAAATAAGTTTCGTCGTGCTCCCAATCGTTGCCAGTTTCGGTGTCAAAGTCGCCAAGATGTCTGGTCGAGGTTTAGGTCACACGGGCGGCACCATCGACAAACTCGAATCGATACCGGGCATGAAAACATCTTTGAAGAAAGAGGAATTTCTCAGGATCGTGGACGAAGTGGGTTTTTCCATAGTGAGCCAAACGGAAAATCTTGCACCGGCCGATAAAAAAATCTACGCTTTGAGGGATGCAACGGCGACGGTTGAGAATTTGTCTCTGATCGCTTCCAGCATCGTGAGTAAGAAACTTGCGGCGGGAGCGGACGCGATATTGTTCGACGTTAAGGTCGGGCGGGGAGCGTTCATGAAGAATCTACAGCAGGCTGAAGCCCTCGCTCGTCTGATGATAGATATAATCAAACGAAGTGGTAGAAAAGCGAAAGCGGTCATCTCCAACATGGATCAGCCTCTGGGACGGATGGTTGGGAATTCTCTAGAAGTGATCGAAGCCATCGAGTGTTTGAAAGGGAACGGTCCAACCGATGTAATGAAACTCTCCTATGTTATTGTCAAAGAGATGCTGGACTTGGCTGGGATCAAAGTTACTGAGGATGACATCGAACGGATGGTTTGCTCTGGCAAACCATTGATGTTGTTCAAAAAGTTCATTGAGTATCAAGGTGGTGATCCCAAAGTTGTGGATGAACCAGACCGATTGCCTGTTAGCGAGAGAATTATCGATCTGAAAGCTGAGCGTGCTGGTTACATCGTACAACTGGATGCCGAGGCCATTGGAAGAGCTTGTGTGATGCTGGGTGGGGGAAGGACGAAGAAGGAGGACGATATAGACCATTCAGTTGGTATAGAACTGGTGAAGAAAGTGTCAGATTGGGTCAACGCTGGTGACGTGATAGCGAGACTGTATTACTCGAACAAGAGTGATTTGATGACCGCTCTAGAACTCGTCAAGTCCGCGTACGAGTTTTCAGAGCGATCTTCAGAAATACCACCGGTCGTTTTAGAGGTGATCGAATGA
- the yqeK gene encoding bis(5'-nucleosyl)-tetraphosphatase (symmetrical) YqeK encodes MQQIVEKLSQFLNLLVGPKRLRHILSCSEFARKLAKIHKIDEQKVLLACLSHDMFRDTPAPKLLRMAEAYNIEPSELELKHPVLLHGKIAAEYLKRRFKIEDVEVLEAVAYHTSGRAGVSSVAKIVFLADALEENRVYEEVEELRKLAEHDLDEALIRTLRSKVCYAMKKEYLLLPETIEMWNWLLRNKRKRFLTENDHNGFRGG; translated from the coding sequence GTGCAGCAAATCGTTGAAAAACTGTCACAGTTTCTCAATCTCTTGGTTGGTCCTAAACGCCTTCGTCATATACTTTCGTGCAGTGAATTCGCAAGGAAACTTGCGAAGATACACAAGATCGACGAACAAAAAGTGTTGCTCGCATGTTTGTCTCACGACATGTTCAGAGATACACCTGCGCCGAAGTTGTTGCGAATGGCGGAGGCATACAACATCGAACCTAGTGAACTAGAGCTGAAGCATCCTGTTCTGTTGCATGGAAAAATCGCAGCAGAGTATTTGAAGAGAAGGTTCAAGATAGAAGATGTGGAAGTTTTGGAAGCCGTCGCATACCATACGAGTGGTAGAGCAGGTGTGAGTTCGGTTGCGAAGATCGTTTTTCTTGCAGATGCACTCGAAGAAAACAGGGTCTACGAAGAGGTGGAGGAATTGAGGAAATTGGCGGAGCACGATTTGGACGAAGCTCTGATCCGAACACTTCGGAGTAAAGTTTGCTATGCGATGAAAAAAGAATATCTTTTGCTTCCAGAAACGATCGAAATGTGGAACTGGTTACTGAGAAACAAGAGAAAAAGATTTCTCACAGAGAACGATCACAACGGGTTCAGAGGAGGATGA
- a CDS encoding DUF503 domain-containing protein — protein MHVGVASFKIKLFGINSLKEKRSLVKRLINDIRNKFNVSVSEVGMCDSKGWAEIGVAVVNSAKEVVDSTIEQISNILESTYGVEVVELEREGW, from the coding sequence ATGCACGTTGGTGTCGCCAGCTTCAAAATAAAACTGTTCGGTATCAACAGCTTGAAAGAGAAGCGAAGCCTTGTAAAAAGACTGATCAACGACATAAGGAACAAGTTCAACGTGTCTGTCTCGGAAGTGGGTATGTGTGACTCCAAAGGATGGGCTGAAATAGGTGTTGCCGTGGTCAACTCTGCCAAAGAGGTCGTCGACAGTACGATCGAACAGATAAGCAACATCTTAGAATCGACCTACGGTGTGGAAGTTGTCGAACTCGAGCGAGAAGGATGGTGA